The window GGGCCAGGCGCAACCCGGGCAGTCGAATCCATGCCGCTGATTGAGCCGTGCCAGGGTGGCCAGTGTGCGGACCGGACCCATTTCGGCCAGCCCGCGCTGCATGCTGACCATCACGGCCTTCACCCCGGCGGCCTCGTGTTTGGCGTCGCTGACGTGTACCACGTGCTCGTCGTAGTCGGCGGGGATGTCGCGGCCGATGCTCATGCCCTCAAATCTAGGCTGCGGAGCTGACCGTCCGCATTCACCTGCCCGATTTGGCAGTCGCCTTGCCGCTGGCCGGGTGTGCGTCGCGCTTGCCCGACGCTCGCACCGGGCACGGCCGTGCCGCCTGCCGAACTCTTCTCTGCGACGGCTGGCGCCGAAGCCGACCGCTGCGGCCGGCGAGCCGGATCCGCCGTTCTGCACGGCCACGACGTCATGCAGTACCTTGTGGACTACGTCGACCATTGCGGCCATTCCCGGACTTTGTTGCCGATCACGCCGCTATCTGGCGTTGACGCCGGCGTAACAAGTTCGGAATCGAAGCTTCCTAGTGTTGGCCGGTCACACATCCGCGAGCAGACGCGGACGTCTTGGGTGCAGAGGAAGATTCAGTTGAGCGGAAACGCGGCCCGTCTCCAGGCGATCGTCAATGTCGAGGCCTACGAGCCTCCCCCGATCAGCTTCGATCCAGGCGAGGCGCCGGGCGAGATCTTCGGATCGAACGTCTTCACCCTGGCGGAGATGCGGTTGCGGTTGCCGAAGTCGGTCTACAAGTCGGTCGTCGCGACCGTCGAGAAGGGTGCGAAGCTCGATCCGGCAGTCGCCGACGCCGTCGCCTCGGTGATGAAGGACTGGGCGCTGTCGAAGGGCGCGACCCACTACGCACACGTCTTCTACCCCATGACTGGGCTGACCGCCGAGAAGCACGACAGCTTCCTGGAGCCGGTGGGTGACGGCGCGACGCTCGCCGAATTCGCGGGCAAGACCCTCATCCAAGGCGAGCCCGACGCGTCCAGCTTCCCGTCGGGCGGTCTGCGTAGCACCTTCGAGGCGCGCGGCTACACCGGATGGGACGTCACCAGCCCGGCCTACATCCTGGAGAACCCGAACGGCAACACGCTGTGCATCCCGACGGTGTTCGTCTCGATGACCGGTGAGGCGCTGGACTACAAGACGCCGCTGCTGCGTAGCCAGCAGGCCATGGGCGCCCAGGCCGAGCGCATCCTGAAGCTGTTCGGCCACAAGGATTTCGACCACATCGTGTCGTTCTGCGGGCCCGAGCAGGAGTACTTCCTGGTAGACCGCCACTTCTTCCTGGCTCGCCCCGACCTGATCAACTCGGGTCGTACGCTGTTCGGTGCGAAGCCGCCCAAGGGCCAGGAATTCGACGACCACTACTTCGGCGCCATCCCGGACCGGGTGCTGGCCTTCATGATGGACACCGAGCGTGAGCTGTTCAAGCTCGGCATCCCGGCCAAGACCCGGCACAATGAGGTCGCGCCAGGTCAATTCGAGATCGCGCCGATGTTCGAGCGGGCCAATCTCGCCGCCGACCATCAGCAGCTGTTGATGACAACGTTCCGCAAGATCGCCAAGAAGCACGGCATGGAGTGCCTGTTTCACGAGAAGCCGTTTGCCGGTGTCAACGGTTCGGGCAAGCACGTGAATTTCTCGATGGGCAATGCGCAGTTCGGCAGCCTGCTGGTGCCCGGCGACACCCCCCACGAGAACGCGCAGTTCCTGGTGTTCTGCGCGGCGGTCATCCGGGCGGTGCACAAGTACGGCGGCCTGCTGCGGGTCTCGGTGGCCTCTGCCACCAACGATCACCGGCTGGGCGCCAACGAGGCTCCGCCGGCCATCATCTCGATCTTCCTCGGCGATCAGCTGGCCGACGTGTTCGAGCAGATCGCCAAGGGGGCGGCCACGTCGTCAAAGGGCAAGGGCACCATGATCATCGGTGTCGACACGCTGCCCGAGCTGCCGACCGACCCGGGTGACCGCAACCGCACCAGCCCATTCGCGTTCACCGGCAACCGCTTCGAGTTCCGCGCTCCGGGCTCGGGGCAGACGATCAACGTGCCGATGATCATCCTCAACACGATCATGGCCGACTCGCTCGACTATATGGCCACCGTGCTGGACGGGGCCGTCGCCGACGGCGAGAACTTCGACCAGGCCGTGCAGAAACTGCTGACCGAGATCATCACCGAGCACGGCGCCGTCGTGTTCAACGGTGACGGCTACTCCGAGAACTGGCAGATCGAAGCGGCCGAGCGCGGCCTGCCGAACCTCAAGACGACGCTCGATGCCATCCCGCAGCTGGTGACGCCGGAGGCGATCGAGGTCTTCGAGAGGTACGGCGTCTTCAACTCGCGCGAGCTGCACAGCCGCAAAGAGGTCCGCTATGAGACCTACGCCCTGACCGTCAATGTCGAGGCCAAGCTGACGCTGGAAATCGGGTCGACGGTGATCCTGCCCGCGGCCATTCGGTACCAGACCGAGCTGGCGCAGAACGTCGCGGCGCTGAAGAAGGCTGGGGTGGCTGCGGACACGACGTTGCTCGAGACTGTGTCCACGCCGATTCCGGAGCTGACTGCGGCGCTGGCAGCACTCAAGACGGCGATCGATGTGCACGGCGGCGATTCTGGCAAGGAAGAGGCCGAGCACGCGGCGAGCCTGCTGCCCTTGATGGACGCCGTGCGTTCGGCCGCTGACACGCTGGAAAGCGTTGTCGCCGATGATCTCTGGCCGCTGCCGACCTACCAGGAGATGCTCTACATACTCTGAGTGTCGTTGCCTTGCCGACGCCGGCGGCCCGAGTTCGCTGACGCCGCTGGAGGTCAGCCGAAATGACGGGCCGAGGGCGATCGTCATGATCACGCCTCGACCCCCTCGACGTCGAGGCCACGTCCGCCGCCGTCCATGCCGACTGGGATGAGGGCCGTTCCCGCGGCGTGGTCGGCTCACCGCACTTCTTCACTGGCGACGGGGGAAGCTGGTTTTGTCCCAGCCTGGCGATCAGCCGCGACGACGTGGGCAACTTCGCGATCGCCTGGAAGCAGGACACGGAGGCATTCGTCGACCGCGTCTTCGGCTGAGCCTGGCCGGCTCATCGGGACCGCCGTGGTCAGCTCGATGAATCTGAGGCCGGCTGGATCTCTTTCCCGATTGAGATTAAATGACGGTGCCCGCGGTACCGTCATCGCGCACGACGGGTTGCCCGGCCTCCCGCCATGCCTTCATCCCTCCGGCCAGGTTGTAGACGGTAACCCCGGCGGCGGCGAGGTTCTTTGCCGCTGAACCGGATCTGTTGCCTGACCGGCACACCGCGACAACGGGCGCGGTGGTGTCGAGGGTGCGCGCGTCGAGGTCGCCAAGGCGTACATGAACCGCGCCGGGTGCATGTCCGGCTGCCCACTCTTCGTCCTCCCGAACGTCGAGCAGGACGGCGCCGGACTCGTCGACAAGCCGCATCGCCCCGACCGGATCGACTTCCAATACGTTCATCACGCTTTACCTTTCACTCGGATCGCAGACCTGATGTCGTCGGCGGGGATCTCCTTGGTGCAGCAGAACCAGTCTCCGCAGTGCAGCCCATCGGCCGGTGTCGCGCCTTTCGCAGTCAGCCGAGACGACAAGCCGATGTCTGGCGAGTGGGGCTAGCCTGCCGTCGCGCGCACGTCGTGGCCGGAGATGAGTCGGCGCAGTGGGCAGAATCCATGTCGGCTGCAGGCGAAGTACATTCCGCCGGCAATGACGGTCAGAGTCGCCGCGGCCACCCCCACGGCCAGGTGGATCTCCTGGGCGAGGATTACTGACGACATCACCAGGACAAACCAGCCGAAGGCCTTGCGCAGCGCATCGGGGTCGATCATGGCGGTGAGTCGGGCACCGATGAAGGCGCCGATGACTGCCGCGGCGGTAACCGCGAGCGCTACCGTCCAGTTGATGTGAACGCTTAACAGGTATCCGCTCAGGCCCGCGAACGACTTCATCGCGATCACGACTAACGACGTGCCGACGGCGATGGGCATCGGCAAGCCACCGAGCAGTGCCAGTGCCGGCACCACAAGGAATCCGCCGCCGGCGCCGACGAGACCGGTCACCAGGCCCACGACGAGACCCTCGGCGACGATCTTGCCGAAGTGCAGCCGATGTGTGCCGTCGGTCGGCACCACGTTCTTTCGTCCGCGCAACATGGCGATGGCGGTGGCGATCATCATCAGGGCGAACCCGATGAGCAGGATCGTTCCCGGAATGAATCGGGCCAGAACGCCGCCGAGGTAGGCCCCGGCCATGCCCGCCCCGCCGAAGATCAGGCCGGTGCGCCATTGCACGCGGCCCGCCTTTGCATGCGACACAGCGCCGACCGCGCTGGTCACGCCGACGACCAGCAACGAGGTGGCAATGGCCTGTTTTGCGTCCATCCCGGCGACGTAGGCCAGTAGCGGTACGGTCAGAATCGATCCGCCGCCTCCGAGCAGGCCAAGGGCGACACCGACGAACACGGCCAGGGCAACTGTCACGATGATCATGTCGGCTATTTCGCCTTCTGGTCAGCGGAGGAACTGATGAGCTGGGCGACGACCGTCTGGGCGTCACAGGTAACGCCGCGGTTGTAGGGCAGCTTCGACAAGGCCATACCCATCGCGCAGGTATTGGTCAGGGATGCGAACGTCAGTCCGCCTCCGATCGCCGCGGCGACCCACTTGAGCTTTGGTGCGGCGAGGCTGCCCAGAACGCTGGTCAGCACGATCGAACCGGCGACGAGTCGGACCTGGCGTTCAAGGTCCCAGCGCTGCGCGCCGCGCCGGACCGCGAACCCCTTCGCCTCCCAGGCCGTGATGCCGCCGTCGAGGATGTGCACGTTGTCCAGACCGGCGGCTCGTAGGGTCTCCTCGGCTTGCGAGGCCCGTTGACCAGAGCGGCATACCAAGACGACGTCTTCGTCAAGGTGGCCGATGATCTCGTCGCGGTGCTCGCGCAGTAGGTCCAGCGGGACGTTATATGCACCGGCGATGTGGACGGTCTCGAATTCGCCCGGGGTTCGGACATCCAGAATCCGCGGCGGCGAAGCCGAGCCGAGGCGGTCGCTGAGGTCCTGCGAGTCGATGGTGGCGGGAGCGGTCATGGAAAGGGTCCTTCCGTCAGGCCGGTGATGGCGAAAGCCCCTAGGCCTTCGATACCACCAGGGGTATACTTAATTTACATGGTAGACATACCCCCATCGGTACTGTCAAGGCCGGAATAAGATACCCCCTAGGGTACCTGATATACCCATAGGGGTACATGCCGGGATGGCATTACCAAGGTTCCAAAGAGAAAGAAGACGACGATGATCCTGCAGCAGTACTACCTGGACTGCCTGTCCCACGCTTCCTATCTGATCGGCGACGAAACCACCGGTCGCGCAGTTGTTGTCGACCCGCAACGCGTCGTGGCCGAGTACGTGAGCGATGCCAAACAGCTCGGTTTGACCATCGAACTGGTCATCGAGACCCACTTTCACGCCGACTTCTTGTCGGGCCACCTCGAGCTGGCGAAGGCGACCGGCGCGAAGATCGTCTACTCCTCGGTCGCCGAGACCGAATTCGAGTCGATGGGTGTCGCCGACGGTGAGCGCTATTCGCTCGGCGACGTGACGCTGGAGTTCCGCCACACCCCGGGGCACACGCCCGAGTCCCTGAGCATCGTGGTCTACGAGCACGCCGACGACACCGTTCCCTACGGTGTGATGACCGGCGACACCCTGTTCATCGGCGACGTTGGCCGCCCCGACCTGTTGGCCTCGATCGGCTTCACCCGTGACGAGCTCGCCGACAAGCTGTACGACTCGCTGCACGACAAGCTGATGACGCTGCCCGACGCCACCCGGGTGTATCCGGCACACGGCGCGGGCTCGGCGTGCGGCAAGAACCTGTCCACCGATCTTTGGTCGACGATGGGTGACCAGAAAGCAACGAACTACGCGCTGCGGGCCCCCGACAAGGCGACCTTCATGAACCTCGTCACAGAGGGGCAGCCACCCGCGCCCGGCTACTTCGTCTACGACGCCATCCTCAACCGCAAGGACCGCGGACTGCTGGACGAGACCGAGATGCCGGCGGCCATGACCTACGAGCAGGTCCGTGCCGCCCTCGACGGCGGAGCCGTCCTGGTGGACGGGCGCACTCCCGAGGAGTTCGCCCAGGGTCATCTGCGTCAGGCGATCAACATCGGACTCGAAGGTCGTTACGCCGAGTTCGCCGGATCAGTGCTCAAGTCCGACGTCGACATCGTGCTGTTCACCGAGCCTGGTCAGGAGCTCGAGGGCAAGAATCGGCTGGCCCGGATTGGCTTCGATCGGGTGATCGGTTACCTGGCCGACCCATATCGGGCGATGTTCGCCCACCAGGACGACGTCCAGGTGGCGTCGCGGTTGACGGCCAAAGCGTTCGACGAGCGGGCGTCGCACATGCGCGACCTGCAGATCGTCGACGTCCGCAACCCGGGCGAGGTCGAGGCCGGGTCCATCCCGAACGCAATCCCGATCGCGGTGGGCCAGCTGCCCGCCCGGCTGGGTGAGCTCGACGCCACCAAGCCGACAGTCGTCTACTGCGCCGGCGGTTACCGGTCGTCGGTCGCGGCCAGCCTGCTGCGCCAGAACGGCTTCACCGACGTCAGCGACATCCTGGGCGGTTACGGCGCCTGGGCCGACGCAGTTCAAAATGCCTGAGCCAGCCAGAACGCTTGAAGATCGAGGAGACCACAGATCATGACCATCAAGGCCAAACACCAGATCCTGATCGTCGGCGGCGGAACCGCCGGCATCACCGTTGCGGCCCGGCTGCTCCGCAAGGGCTACACGGACGTCGCGGTCATCGAGCCGTCGGACAAGCACTACTACCAACCGCTGTGGACGCTCGTCGGCGGCGGACAGGTGAAGGCCTCGACCACCGAGCGCGACGAATCCTCAGTCATGCCCAAGGGGGCGACCTGGATCAAGAACGCCGCCAGTGCCTTTGATCCCGACGCCAACACGGTGACCTGCGCCGACGGGTCGAGCTACGCATACGACGTGCTCGTCGTAAGCCCGGGCATCCAGCTCGACTGGAACCGCACCGAGGGCCTGGAGGATGCCCTGGGCCGCGGCGGGGTGTCGTCGAACTACCGGTTCGACCTCGCGCCGCGCACCTGGGACTTCATCCGCAATCTTCGGTCGGGCACCGCTGTGTTCACGGTTCCCTCCGGCGCGATCAAGTGCGCCGGAGCGCCGCAGAAGATCGCCTACCTGGCATCGGACTACTGGCGCAAGCAGGGTGTGCTCAAAGACATCGACGTCCACCTGGTGATGCCGGGGGCGCGGCCGTTCGGGATTCCGGCGATCGCGGACAGCCTCGACAAGGTCATCGCCGACTACGGCATCACCTTGCACACCAATTCCGAGGTGACGTCCGTCGACGCGACATCGCATAAGGTCGGCATCACCAGTGTCGCCGCAGGCGGGACCGACGCCATGCTGCCCTACGACGTATTGCACGCCGTGCCGCGGCAGTCGGCGCCGGACTGGATCAAGTCCAGCCCGCTGTCGACCGGTGATGCAATGGGCTACGTCGACATCGACAAGCACACCATGCAGCACGTGCGGTACCCGAATGTGTTCAGCCTGGGTGACGCCGGTTCCTCGCCGAACTCGAAGACCGGTGCCGCGATCCGCAAACAGGCGCCCGTGGTCGTCGACAACATCGACGCGTTCCTGAATAAGCGACCACTGCGCGCGTCATACGACGGTTACTCGTCGTGCCCGATCACCACCTCGTCGCACGCGATGCTGCTTGCCGAGTTCGACTACGACCTGCAGCTAGAACCCACGTTCCCACTGCTCAATCCGACCACGCCGCACCGCGCATATTGGTACTTGAAGAAATACGGGCTCCCATTCATGTACTGGAACCTGATGCTCAAGGGATTGGCTTAGCAATTCGATTGCAGCACGATGTGATGCGTTCGGTGCCCGTGAGTCAGCGGTGCCGGTCTTACGGCCATCGGCAGACATCTACCCCAATCGGTCCTGCTGATCGGCTTCGCCGTGGTGATGGTGGTCGCAGGGATCCGATTGCTCCAGGACAACGGCGACACCGGCACTGCATGCAAGGTCGGCGATTCCGGCATCAAGTTGGCGTCACTGTGCCCGGAGATCCATCCCCGCCGGGTTCCTCGTCGGTTTGCTCACCGGGCTGTTCGGTGTCGGTGGGGAACCTGCCCGGCTGAACTCGCCGAGTCGTTGAAACGAGGAATTCCCGACTAGCATCTCGCGCCGACGGCGACGATGGATGCGCCGACGGTGATGAGGAGACAATTCGTGCCAGAACAGCGCGCCGACCTCGTCGCCGGCGTGACCGTGCTGGGCAATCTGGCCATCGACGTGATCAACGGCGGGCCGAAGACCCCCGGCGGGTGCGCGTCGTTCTCCGGCGTGGCCATGGAGGCTGCGGGCGCACCGGGCGGCATCGTCGCGCTGGCCGCCGCTGACGACCGGCCGTTGTTCGACCCGCTGCTCGACCGGTTCGGGTCGATGATCCGGATCCTGACGGCGGACTGCACGAGCTCGTTCCGGTTGGACTACGAGGATGTGGATCACCGAAGGATGTCGGTGGAGGCCATCGGCCCGGTGTGGGGCGCAGCCGAGGTCGAAGCCGCGGCTCCCACGACGACGTGGGTGCACCTCGCGCCGCTGCTGCGTACCGACTTTCCCGCCCAGACGCTGGCTCTTCTGGCGCAGCGAGGCCACCGGGTCGCCTACGACGGCCAGGGCCTGGTCCGCGCCGACCAGCTTGGGCCGCTGGTCGTGCACCGCCACTACCCGCCGGAGCTGCTGGCAAACCTCAGCATCCTGAAGCTGGCCGAGGACGAGGCCATCATCGTCGCCGACGGACCGTTCGACGAAGCGACCGCGGCCCGCCTCGGGGTGCCCGAGATTCTGGTGACCTACGGATCCGAGGGGTGCGACATCTATACCGGGGACACCTGCGTGCGAGTGCCGGCCGCCTGGCGGGTGGAGGGTGTCCAAACCACCGGGGCCGGTGACATGTTCACCACCTGTTATGTGGCAAATCGCGCGGCGGGCGCCGATCCTCGCGCCGCAGCCAAAGAGGCCAGTGAACTCGTCGCCGGTGAACTGGAGAAACGACTGGGGGTGCGCCGGTAACTGAGAGCTACCCGCGAGTAGCAAATCTCTTAGAGATTCCCGTTCTCGACAAGTGATGAACGACACACTTTTGTCTCACCGATTGCTGAATCACGGCTGTGAGCTGCATCTTCGTGCGACCCGTTGCGGCGTGTCAACGTCGAACGCCGGTATAGCTTGCCTAAGAAAGTGCAATAATCGGTACTGCGAGTGACAGCAATCGAACCTGGCTGTGCGACTCCGGCGGCGCGTCCACACGTCTGCGACACGGAATCGGCTACCGAAAACAGACGAAAGGCGGGCACGTGGGTCCGAACGGCAACGGAGCTACGGGTAACCGACAAAAACTCGAAAAGGTCGTTATCCGCTTCGCGGGTGACTCCGGTGACGGTATGCAACTCACCGGCGACCGATTCACCACCGAAGCCGCGCTGTTCGGCAATGACCTTGCGACACAACCGAATTACCCCGCCGAGATCCGCGCGCCACAGGGCACGCTGCCCGGTGTGTCGTCGTTCCAGATCCAGATCGCCGACTACGACATCCTGACCGCCGGGGATCGCCCCGATGTCCTGGTCGCGATGAACCCAGCGGCGCTGAAGGCCAACCTGGCCGACCTGCCGCGCGGCGGCCTGGTGATCGCGAACTCCGACGAGTTCACCAAGCGCAACCTGGCCAAGGTCGGCTACGAGACCAATCCGCTGGAGACCGAGGAACTCGCCGAGTTCGTCGTCCACGCCATCCCGATGACCACCCTGACGCTGGGTGCCGTCGAGGAGATCGGCGCATCCAAGAAGGACGGACAGCGGGCGAAGAACATGTTCGCGCTCGGTCTGCTGTCCTGGATGTACGGCCGGCCGGTCGAGACCAGCGAGACGTTCATCCGGGAAAAGTTCGCCCGCAAGCCCGATGTCGCCGAAGCCAACGTCCTGGCCCTGAGAGCCGGCTGGAACTACGGCGAGACCACCGAGGCGTTCGGCACCACCTACGAGGTCGCGCCGGCCAAGCTCGAGCCTGGCGAGTACCGGCAGATCTCGGGCAACACCGCGCTGGCATACGGCGTGATCGCCGCCGGCCAGCTCGCCGACATCCAGGTGATCCTGGGCAGCTACCCGATCACCCCGGCCTCGGACATCCTGCACGAGCTGTCCAAGCACAAGAATTTCAACGTCCTGACCTTCCAGGCCGAGGACGAGATCGCCGGTATCGGCGCCGCGATCGGCGCCTCCTACGGCGGCGCGCTGGGCGTGACGAGCACGTCGGGCCCGGGTGTCTCGCTGAAGTCCGAGGCCATCGGCCTCGCCGTGATGACCGAGCTTCCGCTGCTGGTGATCGACGTCCAGCGCGGTGGCCCGTCGACGGGGCTTCCCACCAAGACCGAACAGGCCGACCTGCTGCAGGCGATGTTCGGCCGCAACGGCGAGTCGCCGGTGCCGGTGCTGGCCGCCCGGTCGCCCTCGGACTGCTTCGAGGTGGCCATCGAGGCCGCGCGTATCGCGCTGACCTACCGCACACCGGTGATCCTGCTGTCCGACGGCGCGATCGCCAACGGCTCGGAGCCGTGGCGCATCCCCGGGGTCGGCAGCTTCGAGCCGATCGAGACCAACCTGGCCCGACCCGGTGAGGACTTCGCGCCCTACAACCGCGACCCGGAGACCCTGGCCCGCCAGTTCGCCATCCCCGGCACGCCGGGACTGGAGCACCGCATCGGTGGTCTGGAGTCGGCCAACGGCTCGGGCAACATCTCCTACGAGCCGGCCAACCACGACCTGATGGTCCGGTTGCGGCAGGCCAAGATCGACGGCATCGCGGTGCCCGACCTCGAGGTCGACGACCCGACCGGCGACGCCGAGTTGCTGCTGCTCGGATGGGGCAGCTCGTTCGGCCCGATCGGGGAGGCGTGCCGCCGAGCCCGCCGGCGCGGCATCAAGGTCGCCCACGCCCAGCTGCGCCACCTCAACCCGTTCCCGGCCAACCTCGGCGAGGTGCTGCGGCGCTACCCGAAGGTGGTCGTACCGGAGATGAATCTGGGCCAGCTGGCGCTGCTGCTGCGCGGCAAGTATCTGGTCGACGTCCAGTCCGTGACCAAGGTGCACGGCATGGCGTTCCTGGCTGACGAGGTGGCGGGCATCATCGACAGTGCCCTCGATGGAACGTTGAGTGAGAAGGAAAGCGACAAGGCCAAGTTCGCCAGGCTGGCGGCGGCTACCGCGGGAGTGAGCGCATGATTGATCTGATCGGAGCGGATCTGCTGGCACCGGTGTCCAAGATCGCCGGAGTACCGACCGCCGACGAGCCGCAGAAGGCCAAGGACTTCACCACCGACCAGGAGGTCCGCTGGTGCCCCGGCTGCGGTGACTACGTCATCCTCAACACCATCCGCAACTTCCTGCCGGAACTCGGCCTGCGCCGGGAGAACATCGCGTTCGTCAGCGGCATCGGCTGCTCGAGCCGCTTCCCGTATTACCTGGAGAGCTACGGCTTCCACTCGATCCACGGGCGCGCGCCGACCATCGCCACCGGCTTGGCGCTGGCCCGGCCCGACCTGTCGGTCTGGGTCGTCACCGGGGACGGCGACGCCCTGTCGATCGGCGGCAACCACCTGATCCACGCGCTGCGCCGCAACCTCAACATCACGATCCTGCTGTTCAACAACCGGATCTACGGGCTGACCAAGGGTCAGTACTCGCCGACCTCCGAGGTCGGCAAGGTCACCAAGTCCACCCCGATGGGTTCGCTGGACTATCCGTTCAACCCGGTGTCGCTGGCGCTGGGTGCCGAGGCGACCTTCGTCGGGCGGGCGCTGGACTCCGACCGCAAGGGTCTGTCGGAGGTCCTTCGCGCGGCGGCCGAGCACCGCGGTGCCGCACTGGTCGAGATCCTGCAGGACTGCCCGATCTTCAATGACGGCTCCTTCGACGTGCTGCGCAAGGAGGGCGCCGAGGAGCGGGTCATCAATGTCCACCAGGGA is drawn from Candidatus Mycolicibacterium alkanivorans and contains these coding sequences:
- a CDS encoding 2-oxoacid:ferredoxin oxidoreductase subunit beta; translation: MIDLIGADLLAPVSKIAGVPTADEPQKAKDFTTDQEVRWCPGCGDYVILNTIRNFLPELGLRRENIAFVSGIGCSSRFPYYLESYGFHSIHGRAPTIATGLALARPDLSVWVVTGDGDALSIGGNHLIHALRRNLNITILLFNNRIYGLTKGQYSPTSEVGKVTKSTPMGSLDYPFNPVSLALGAEATFVGRALDSDRKGLSEVLRAAAEHRGAALVEILQDCPIFNDGSFDVLRKEGAEERVINVHQGEPVTFGVNGEYCVVKSGFGLDLAKTADVSAADIVVHDAQIDDPAYAFALSRLSDQNLEHTVMGIFRQVHRPTYDDAARDQVRLAREATPHDRHALQSLLRGRDTWTVD